One Gemmatimonadota bacterium genomic region harbors:
- a CDS encoding ester cyclase, translating to MTPDQLQLFATRYTQAWCSQDPESVASFFALDGTLTINGGPPSVGRAAVAESARGFMTAFPDLEVTMDGLGIEGQAVEYRWTLTGTNAGPGGTGRRVRISGSERWVFDPSGVVATSIGSFDAALYERQLRGEA from the coding sequence ATGACGCCGGATCAACTACAGCTGTTTGCGACGAGGTACACCCAGGCCTGGTGCAGTCAGGACCCGGAGTCCGTTGCCTCGTTCTTCGCCCTCGACGGCACCCTGACCATCAACGGCGGCCCCCCGTCGGTGGGTCGAGCTGCAGTCGCCGAATCGGCCCGGGGGTTCATGACTGCGTTTCCCGACCTCGAAGTGACCATGGATGGTCTCGGGATTGAGGGTCAAGCCGTCGAGTACCGTTGGACGCTGACAGGCACGAACGCCGGCCCGGGGGGCACTGGGCGACGGGTGCGCATCAGCGGCTCCGAGCGATGGGTATTCGACCCCTCCGGGGTCGTGGCCACGTCGATCGGCTCCTTCGACGCCGCGCTCTACGAGCGCCAGCTCAGGGGCGAGGCATAA
- a CDS encoding TolC family protein: MPIPIGSLAVLGALVFAGAGSLAAQRPDSVRLSMEDAVRRVVRESDEARIAQAQVEVTDAQITTARAAGLPQARLSSQYSQVLRNARAEIVGQSIFGQNYNYTGNVNFSQVLFQGGRVFAGARAAGDARRAASHNRAETEATLAVDVQRAYLNAQLARELLQIQERNAQLASERLTLVEQLERGGRASRFDVLRSRVERSNLEPQVLAARNAVELAIIELRRILNLPSTTTVALTSALDTAGLRAVAATVSADSTTNPLRASERAAQSSLEARREGIKVARADLMPTVTAFFQTGYTALPSSNGFPTVWGRTSFANCGTPNPARPCQNNGWFEDRNFGLQVAWPLFDGLRSKGNIDLAQAQTKLAQLQLDQERERVSVERSRTWAEFRRAEAAFDAQRENASQAEEAWKIAALRFERGLSTQLEVADAQLLLLTARTNAARASTEFYLATADLARARGLPIPLPPTRPTSR, translated from the coding sequence ATGCCTATACCTATTGGATCTCTCGCCGTCCTCGGCGCTCTCGTCTTCGCCGGGGCCGGATCGCTCGCGGCCCAGCGGCCGGACTCGGTTCGCCTTTCCATGGAAGACGCCGTCCGGCGCGTGGTCCGCGAGTCCGACGAGGCGCGGATCGCCCAGGCCCAGGTGGAGGTGACGGACGCGCAAATCACCACCGCCCGCGCCGCCGGGCTTCCCCAGGCGCGGCTCTCTTCCCAGTACAGCCAGGTCCTGCGGAATGCGCGGGCCGAAATCGTTGGACAGAGCATCTTTGGCCAGAACTACAACTACACAGGGAACGTCAACTTTTCGCAGGTGCTCTTCCAGGGTGGGCGCGTCTTTGCCGGGGCGCGGGCGGCGGGTGATGCACGCCGGGCGGCCTCGCACAATCGTGCCGAGACAGAGGCAACACTCGCGGTCGACGTCCAGCGGGCGTACCTGAACGCGCAGCTCGCGCGCGAGTTGCTGCAGATCCAGGAGCGCAACGCGCAGTTGGCGTCCGAGCGGCTGACCCTGGTCGAGCAGCTCGAGCGCGGCGGTCGGGCGTCGCGCTTTGACGTCCTCCGCTCCCGGGTGGAGCGGTCGAACCTCGAGCCGCAGGTCCTGGCGGCGCGGAATGCGGTGGAGCTGGCCATCATTGAGCTGCGGCGCATCCTGAACCTCCCATCGACGACGACGGTCGCGCTGACCAGTGCACTGGATACGGCAGGGCTGCGCGCCGTCGCAGCGACCGTGAGCGCCGACTCCACGACCAACCCACTGCGCGCGTCGGAACGGGCGGCGCAGTCGAGCCTCGAGGCGCGGCGCGAGGGGATCAAGGTCGCGCGCGCCGACCTCATGCCGACGGTCACGGCGTTCTTCCAGACCGGGTATACCGCCCTGCCGAGTTCCAACGGCTTCCCGACGGTGTGGGGGCGCACGTCCTTCGCCAACTGCGGCACGCCCAACCCGGCGCGTCCGTGCCAGAACAACGGCTGGTTCGAGGACCGCAACTTCGGGTTACAGGTGGCCTGGCCGTTGTTCGACGGGTTGCGCAGTAAGGGCAACATCGACCTGGCCCAGGCCCAGACCAAGCTTGCACAGCTCCAGCTGGACCAGGAGCGGGAGCGGGTGTCGGTGGAGCGCTCGCGCACTTGGGCGGAGTTCCGCCGGGCCGAGGCAGCGTTCGATGCCCAACGCGAAAATGCCTCTCAGGCCGAGGAAGCGTGGAAGATCGCGGCCTTGCGCTTTGAGCGCGGGTTGTCGACGCAGCTCGAGGTGGCGGATGCCCAGCTCCTCCTGCTCACGGCCCGCACCAACGCGGCGCGGGCCAGCACCGAGTTCTACCTCGCGACCGCCGACCTGGCGCGCGCCCGGGGGCTGCCGATTCCGTTGCCGCCCACTCGTCCGACTTCACGATAG
- a CDS encoding efflux RND transporter periplasmic adaptor subunit, translating to MFRLTIARACGALLVLAGGACNREEASGAPPGGGGGGGAAPAAQGKAGGGAPGGPGGGRAPTVLGPTDVLEVTNGSIEAVLLISGDLKPIEEIAVRARMEGDVTAVLAREGDRVTRGQVLVRFENAVQEGDRASAQAEVESSKADVANAQWNADQSAELFKAGAIPERDLRTAQQTLAASQSRLAAADARLRGVAQVLEDTRLGSPTTGVVSTRAVEPGEHVTRGATLMTVVRNDVLELEAAVPSRQAAELRAGQAVKFAANGRQLEGKVARISPTINPANRTLTVYLQVPNPRGEMRGNTFATGRVVTKRVDNTIVIPAAALRQSATGGQSFVYRIVDDKVDVAQVELGVGDEQAATAQVLSGLAVGDRIIVGNLGALGRGMPVRVVSAEQGRGGGAREAGATGARSGANGGTRPSRGGDSTSTRRPPGDAAAKR from the coding sequence GTGTTCCGATTGACAATCGCGCGCGCATGCGGCGCGCTGCTGGTCCTCGCGGGTGGTGCGTGCAACCGCGAGGAGGCCTCCGGGGCGCCGCCGGGTGGCGGCGGCGGCGGGGGGGCGGCACCGGCAGCCCAAGGAAAGGCCGGTGGTGGGGCACCAGGGGGACCGGGTGGTGGCCGTGCGCCAACGGTCCTTGGACCCACCGACGTGCTGGAGGTGACGAACGGGTCCATCGAGGCGGTGCTGTTGATCAGCGGCGACCTCAAGCCGATCGAGGAAATCGCGGTTCGTGCACGCATGGAAGGCGACGTGACCGCGGTGCTCGCGCGCGAAGGGGATCGCGTGACGCGCGGCCAGGTGCTGGTGCGTTTCGAGAACGCCGTGCAGGAGGGTGACCGCGCATCGGCCCAGGCGGAAGTGGAGTCGTCAAAGGCCGATGTCGCCAACGCGCAGTGGAACGCCGATCAATCCGCGGAATTGTTCAAGGCGGGCGCGATCCCGGAACGGGACCTGCGGACCGCGCAGCAGACCCTGGCCGCGTCGCAGTCGCGCCTCGCGGCCGCGGACGCCCGGTTGCGCGGCGTGGCGCAGGTCCTGGAGGACACGCGGCTGGGATCCCCCACGACCGGTGTCGTGTCCACCCGTGCGGTGGAGCCGGGAGAACACGTGACGCGCGGCGCCACCCTCATGACCGTGGTGCGCAACGACGTCTTGGAGCTGGAGGCGGCCGTGCCGTCACGGCAGGCGGCGGAGTTGCGGGCGGGGCAAGCAGTCAAGTTTGCGGCAAACGGCCGACAGCTCGAGGGGAAGGTTGCGCGGATCTCGCCGACCATCAACCCGGCGAACCGCACGTTGACCGTGTACCTGCAGGTGCCGAACCCGCGTGGGGAGATGCGTGGCAACACCTTTGCCACGGGTCGGGTGGTCACCAAGCGGGTGGACAACACGATTGTTATCCCCGCGGCGGCATTGCGCCAGTCCGCAACCGGTGGCCAGTCGTTTGTCTATCGTATCGTCGACGACAAGGTGGATGTCGCCCAGGTGGAGCTTGGCGTGGGTGACGAGCAGGCGGCGACGGCGCAAGTGTTGTCCGGACTTGCGGTGGGCGACCGGATCATCGTCGGCAACCTGGGGGCCTTGGGGCGCGGCATGCCGGTGCGGGTCGTCTCGGCTGAACAGGGCCGCGGTGGCGGTGCGCGGGAAGCTGGGGCCACGGGGGCACGGTCCGGGGCGAATGGTGGGACACGACCGTCGCGCGGTGGCGACTCGACCAGCACGCGGCGCCCTCCGGGCGATGCCGCGGCAAAGCGTTAG
- a CDS encoding efflux RND transporter permease subunit, giving the protein MYLTEVSIKRPVFTTMMMVALVVFGVVAYQRLAVDEYPDITYPIVMANTSYPGASPEVMERDVSRPIEEALNTVQGIREITSTSSEGNSSVRVMLQLGMDPLEAQQEVIAKLARIRRQLPPDIDDPVINRFDPNDRPIMAVAMTSSERPLRDLTDLAEQTIKPRFESVSGVGGVNVNGGTTRQVRVQLNADALVAYGISPAQVSQALARENTETPAGRVIRGESERMVRVTGKIRDPRAFADVVIAVRNGAPIRVRDVATVEDGVADRRSASFIGETPSVTLEVLKVTGSNTVAVSDGVKRVVEEVQRTLPPDINLTLIRDDSIKIRHSLADVQLSIILGAVLTILIIYLFLNSWRSTVITGLTLPVSIISAFFVMWMFDFTINTMTLLALSLAIGLLIDDAIVVRENIVRHIEMGKGHLEASLEGTKEIGLAVLSTTLAVVAVFIPVAFMGGQIGKIFFQFGVTVAFAVLVSLFVSFTLDPMLSSVWADPEVEHGGHDETRRRTRNPIRKFAFAFDAWFERTSERYKRGLDWALDRRWLMVGVAVASVVGAFMLFPLLGFTWLPDYDSGEFNVSFRLPPGSRLEYTTGKGQEIQRFLASQPEVEFTSLNIGGGGGFGGRGSSGGQIFVRLKPIGERDKSMFDIQTELRRKLAGIPGVRPTITGNMSIFGGMRQPIQIYVQGPEPTRLKLAAEQVLTTMRTVEGSAEPQSSDDGEIPQLDVRVDRQQAWAAGLAMQTIGSTLQPLFQGQRATRWEDPNGYSHDVMVVYPDSERVSAEDVAQIPLLSNNFDARTGMAATVPLAQVAEIRPGVGPQQIERGYLERRVTISAGVLPGFQMGNVADDARAKINAIGLPTGYRTIFGGDVQNLTETKGYVGEALVLAVVFIYLIIASIFGSFIQPLSIMLALPLSFLGVALGLLVTGGSLNVMSMIGIIMLMGLVTKNGILLIDFVNKERERGIDRRNAILNAARIRVRPIIMTTAAMIFGMLPLAFALGEGAEQRAPMAHAVIGGLITSTLLTLFIVPVVYTMLDDLSNKVLGRKAPAAQV; this is encoded by the coding sequence ATGTACCTCACAGAAGTCTCGATCAAGCGACCGGTCTTCACCACCATGATGATGGTGGCGCTGGTGGTCTTTGGGGTGGTGGCGTACCAGCGCCTCGCCGTGGACGAATACCCGGATATCACGTACCCCATCGTGATGGCGAACACCTCGTATCCCGGTGCGTCGCCCGAAGTGATGGAGCGCGATGTGTCGCGCCCGATCGAGGAAGCCCTCAACACGGTGCAGGGGATCCGCGAGATCACCTCGACGTCGTCCGAGGGCAACTCCAGCGTGCGCGTGATGTTGCAGCTCGGGATGGACCCGCTGGAAGCGCAGCAGGAGGTCATCGCCAAGCTCGCCCGCATCCGCCGCCAGCTGCCCCCGGATATCGACGATCCGGTCATCAATCGCTTTGATCCCAACGATCGGCCGATCATGGCCGTCGCGATGACCAGCAGCGAACGCCCGCTGCGCGACCTGACTGACCTGGCCGAACAGACGATCAAGCCACGCTTCGAGAGTGTGTCGGGGGTGGGTGGGGTGAACGTCAACGGCGGCACGACACGCCAGGTGCGCGTGCAATTGAATGCTGACGCGCTCGTGGCGTATGGCATCTCGCCGGCGCAGGTGTCGCAGGCCCTCGCGCGCGAGAACACCGAAACGCCGGCCGGGCGGGTGATCCGGGGCGAGTCCGAGCGCATGGTGCGGGTCACGGGCAAGATCCGGGACCCACGCGCCTTCGCCGACGTCGTCATCGCCGTGCGGAACGGCGCGCCGATTCGCGTGCGCGACGTGGCGACGGTCGAGGACGGCGTCGCAGACCGTCGCTCGGCCTCATTCATCGGCGAGACGCCGTCGGTCACCCTGGAGGTGCTCAAGGTCACCGGGTCCAACACGGTGGCGGTGAGCGATGGGGTCAAGCGGGTGGTGGAGGAGGTGCAGCGCACGCTGCCACCCGACATCAACTTGACCCTCATTCGCGACGACTCGATCAAGATCCGGCATTCCCTCGCCGATGTGCAGCTGTCGATCATCCTCGGCGCTGTGCTCACCATCCTGATCATCTACCTGTTCCTGAACTCGTGGCGCTCGACGGTCATCACGGGCCTCACCCTCCCGGTGTCGATCATCTCGGCCTTTTTCGTGATGTGGATGTTCGATTTCACGATCAACACGATGACCCTGCTGGCGCTGTCGCTCGCCATTGGGCTGCTCATCGACGACGCGATCGTGGTGCGCGAGAACATCGTGCGCCACATCGAGATGGGGAAAGGCCACCTCGAGGCCTCCCTCGAGGGGACGAAAGAGATCGGCCTGGCCGTGTTGTCCACGACCCTGGCCGTCGTGGCCGTGTTCATCCCGGTGGCCTTCATGGGAGGCCAGATCGGCAAGATCTTCTTCCAGTTTGGCGTGACCGTGGCCTTCGCGGTGCTCGTGTCACTGTTCGTGTCGTTCACGCTCGACCCGATGCTGTCCAGCGTGTGGGCAGATCCCGAGGTCGAACACGGTGGCCACGACGAGACGCGCCGCCGGACGCGTAACCCGATCCGCAAGTTCGCCTTTGCCTTTGACGCCTGGTTCGAACGCACGTCGGAGCGGTACAAGCGCGGGCTGGACTGGGCGCTCGACCGTCGCTGGCTGATGGTGGGTGTCGCGGTGGCGTCGGTGGTCGGGGCGTTCATGCTCTTCCCCCTCCTGGGGTTCACCTGGCTCCCGGACTACGACAGCGGCGAGTTCAACGTCTCGTTCAGACTGCCCCCGGGTTCACGACTTGAGTACACCACCGGCAAGGGCCAGGAGATCCAGCGCTTTCTCGCCTCGCAACCCGAGGTCGAGTTCACCTCGCTCAATATCGGCGGCGGCGGTGGGTTTGGCGGGCGCGGTTCGAGTGGGGGGCAGATCTTCGTGCGGCTCAAGCCCATTGGTGAGCGCGACAAGTCAATGTTCGACATCCAGACCGAGTTGCGCCGCAAGCTGGCGGGCATCCCCGGGGTGCGTCCGACGATCACCGGGAACATGTCGATCTTCGGCGGGATGCGGCAGCCGATCCAGATTTACGTGCAGGGCCCGGAACCTACACGACTGAAGCTGGCCGCCGAACAGGTCCTGACCACCATGCGCACGGTGGAGGGGTCGGCCGAGCCGCAATCGAGTGACGATGGCGAGATCCCCCAGCTGGATGTGCGCGTGGATCGGCAGCAGGCCTGGGCGGCCGGGTTGGCGATGCAGACGATTGGCTCCACCCTGCAGCCCCTCTTTCAGGGGCAGCGCGCAACGCGTTGGGAGGACCCCAACGGGTACTCGCACGACGTGATGGTGGTGTACCCGGACTCGGAACGGGTCAGCGCCGAGGACGTTGCGCAGATTCCCTTGCTCAGCAACAACTTTGATGCCCGCACGGGGATGGCCGCGACGGTCCCGTTGGCGCAGGTCGCCGAGATTCGGCCGGGCGTGGGACCGCAGCAGATCGAGCGCGGCTACCTCGAGCGTCGCGTGACCATCTCGGCCGGGGTCCTGCCCGGGTTCCAGATGGGGAACGTGGCCGACGACGCGCGTGCGAAGATCAACGCGATCGGCCTCCCCACCGGGTACCGCACCATCTTCGGTGGGGACGTGCAGAACCTCACGGAGACCAAGGGGTATGTGGGCGAGGCGCTCGTGTTGGCGGTGGTGTTCATCTACCTGATCATTGCGTCGATCTTCGGCTCGTTCATCCAGCCGTTGTCGATCATGCTGGCGCTCCCGCTGTCGTTCCTTGGCGTCGCCCTGGGACTGCTCGTCACCGGCGGATCACTCAATGTGATGTCGATGATCGGGATCATCATGTTGATGGGGCTCGTGACGAAGAACGGAATCCTGCTGATCGACTTCGTGAACAAGGAGCGGGAGCGTGGGATCGACCGCCGCAACGCGATCCTCAATGCCGCGCGGATCCGCGTGCGACCGATCATCATGACGACGGCCGCGATGATCTTCGGCATGTTGCCGCTGGCGTTCGCGCTCGGCGAAGGGGCGGAGCAACGCGCGCCAATGGCGCACGCGGTGATCGGCGGCCTCATCACGTCGACCTTGCTCACGCTGTTCATCGTTCCGGTGGTCTACACGATGCTGGACGACCTGTCGAACAAGGTGCTGGGACGAAAGGCGCCGGCGGCTCAGGTCTGA
- a CDS encoding Uma2 family endonuclease, which produces MGMPAPLQEYYTVADVLALPSDGNRYELAYGKLLVSPSPVYRHQDVLGRLYRVVADYCDRHGCAVSSGRARARELVASRCGVPAADRSGVALC; this is translated from the coding sequence ATGGGCATGCCCGCCCCGCTGCAGGAGTACTACACCGTGGCCGACGTCCTCGCCCTGCCGAGCGACGGGAATCGCTACGAACTCGCGTACGGGAAGCTGCTCGTGAGCCCGTCGCCTGTTTACCGGCACCAGGATGTACTGGGAAGGCTGTATCGCGTGGTGGCGGACTACTGCGACAGGCACGGATGCGCAGTTTCCAGTGGTCGAGCGCGAGCGCGTGAGCTGGTGGCCAGCCGGTGCGGCGTCCCCGCTGCTGATCGATCTGGCGTGGCTCTTTGCTGA
- a CDS encoding glycosyl hydrolase, which produces MYWRNVGPIRGGRVDAVAGDPTRPMVFYHGAVNGGVWKTVNGGASWVNLTDGKTDISSVGAIAVAPSDANVIYVGTGESQLREDLTFGTGVYRSTDAGDTWQHLGLPDTHQITDVVIDPRDPDRVFVSAIGHAFGPNAERGVFRTTDGGKNWKKVLFLNDSTGANDLSMDPSNPRILYATMWKFQRTPWSMDAGGGRSGIWKTTDGGDTWKELTFNEGIPRKPLGKIGIDVSPANPRRIYASIEAPDSSGGMFRSDNAGDTWQRVGSDPRLWVRAWYYSAVTADPLDENAVYVMNLQVMRSTDGGRTFQTVRVPHGDTHIMWVDPKDNKRLINGNDGGAVISFDRGQTWSTMSNQPTAQFYHVTTDNQWPYRIYGAQQDNSAVSVLSRSDDGGIGERDYYNTAGCENATIAIDPRDPMVTYGGCYMGMFSRYDHRTRQERDISVGLMNYDGYGAGEVPHRFQWTFPVLISPHDPSTLYVTSQHVWRSRNEGASWERISPDLTTADPNTLKRTGGPIHGEMTGAEWYATVYAFMESPVEKGVLWAGSDDGKVHISRDNGATWQDVTPPAYGKFTRTAHIDPSPHSGAVAYIAANRYQQDDFTPYLWKTTDYGKSWTLITKGIPSNAYSRVVREDPKRRGLLYSGSELGVHVSFDDGANWEPLQLNLPRVSVRDLKVHENDLIAATHGRAFWLIDDLSPIRQMADSIAAKPVHLFQPATAVRWRGSPRGGTNTAGSNPHGGAYIDYWFKERPTGEVKLEFVDGSGKVVRAFTSTAKKPDTLKTTADSLAKKVDDEKAGALAFMPGTEQVPMRAGSNRFVWDLQVEEPKRLPNTVLDFGSTSGPRVPPGTYTVRLIAGKDSLTRRFAVIADPRVKSTTAELTEQYAAALRVRDRITEITENSQRTEDVQQQIDKRVAQAKDQAFAKRVDSLAKDVRGKFEKVREELYEIGCHVDQCTLDMPIKLYNMFITLNMQVQTGDYTPTKQHGEIYNDLNGKLQVQLQRLQALEVNELAALNKLLQEVGLPPVYVAPRKTIS; this is translated from the coding sequence ATGTACTGGCGCAACGTGGGCCCGATCCGCGGTGGACGCGTGGATGCTGTCGCCGGCGACCCGACCCGTCCAATGGTGTTCTACCACGGCGCCGTGAATGGCGGCGTGTGGAAGACCGTGAACGGTGGAGCCTCGTGGGTGAACCTCACCGACGGCAAGACCGACATCTCCTCGGTAGGCGCCATCGCCGTGGCACCATCGGATGCGAACGTGATCTACGTCGGCACCGGCGAATCCCAGCTCCGGGAAGACCTCACCTTTGGTACCGGGGTCTACCGCTCCACCGACGCTGGTGACACCTGGCAGCACCTTGGCCTCCCCGACACGCACCAGATCACGGACGTTGTCATCGACCCGCGCGATCCGGATCGCGTCTTTGTGTCGGCGATCGGACATGCCTTCGGCCCAAACGCGGAGCGCGGCGTCTTTCGCACAACGGATGGGGGCAAGAACTGGAAGAAGGTGTTGTTCCTCAACGACTCGACCGGGGCCAACGACCTGTCGATGGATCCGTCGAACCCGCGGATCCTCTATGCCACCATGTGGAAGTTCCAGCGGACCCCATGGTCCATGGATGCCGGGGGCGGCCGCAGCGGCATCTGGAAGACCACAGACGGCGGCGACACCTGGAAGGAGCTGACGTTCAACGAGGGGATCCCGCGCAAGCCGTTAGGCAAGATCGGTATCGATGTCTCACCGGCCAACCCGCGTCGCATCTACGCAAGCATCGAGGCGCCCGACTCGTCCGGCGGAATGTTTCGCTCGGACAACGCCGGCGACACCTGGCAGCGCGTGGGATCCGACCCGCGCCTCTGGGTCCGCGCCTGGTACTACAGCGCCGTCACCGCCGACCCGCTGGACGAGAACGCGGTGTACGTGATGAACCTGCAGGTGATGCGCTCCACCGACGGCGGGCGAACGTTCCAGACGGTGCGGGTCCCCCACGGCGACACGCACATCATGTGGGTCGACCCGAAGGACAACAAGCGCCTGATCAACGGTAACGATGGCGGCGCGGTCATCTCGTTCGATCGCGGCCAGACCTGGTCGACGATGTCCAACCAGCCGACCGCGCAGTTCTACCATGTCACGACCGACAACCAGTGGCCGTACCGGATCTACGGAGCCCAGCAGGACAACTCCGCGGTGTCGGTGCTCAGCCGGTCGGATGACGGCGGCATCGGTGAGCGCGACTACTACAACACGGCAGGGTGCGAGAACGCGACGATCGCGATCGACCCGCGCGACCCGATGGTCACCTACGGCGGGTGCTACATGGGGATGTTCTCCCGCTATGACCACCGCACCCGCCAGGAGCGCGACATCTCGGTCGGCCTGATGAACTACGACGGGTACGGGGCGGGCGAGGTGCCGCATCGTTTCCAGTGGACCTTCCCGGTCCTGATCTCGCCGCACGACCCGAGCACCCTCTACGTGACGTCGCAGCATGTCTGGCGTTCGCGCAACGAGGGGGCGAGCTGGGAACGCATCTCCCCGGACCTCACGACCGCCGACCCCAACACCCTCAAGCGGACCGGTGGCCCCATTCACGGGGAGATGACTGGCGCCGAGTGGTACGCGACGGTGTATGCGTTCATGGAGTCGCCCGTCGAGAAGGGGGTGTTGTGGGCCGGTTCCGATGACGGGAAGGTGCACATCTCCCGTGACAACGGGGCCACCTGGCAGGACGTCACGCCGCCGGCTTACGGCAAGTTCACCCGCACGGCGCACATCGATCCATCGCCGCACAGTGGCGCTGTCGCCTACATCGCCGCCAATCGGTACCAACAGGACGACTTCACCCCGTACCTATGGAAGACCACGGACTACGGGAAGAGCTGGACGTTGATCACGAAGGGGATCCCGTCCAATGCCTATTCCCGCGTTGTGCGTGAGGACCCCAAGCGCCGGGGGCTGCTCTACTCGGGCTCCGAGCTCGGGGTCCACGTCTCGTTCGACGATGGTGCGAACTGGGAGCCGCTGCAGCTCAATCTTCCGCGAGTCAGCGTGCGCGACCTCAAGGTGCACGAGAACGACCTGATCGCCGCCACGCACGGGCGCGCCTTCTGGCTGATCGACGACCTGTCCCCGATCCGCCAGATGGCGGACAGCATTGCGGCGAAGCCGGTGCACCTCTTTCAGCCGGCGACGGCAGTGCGCTGGCGCGGGAGCCCGCGCGGAGGCACCAACACCGCGGGGAGCAATCCCCATGGCGGCGCGTACATCGACTACTGGTTCAAGGAGCGTCCGACGGGTGAGGTGAAGCTCGAGTTTGTCGACGGCAGCGGCAAGGTGGTGCGAGCGTTCACCAGCACGGCGAAGAAGCCCGACACCCTGAAGACGACCGCCGACTCCCTGGCGAAGAAGGTGGACGACGAGAAGGCCGGCGCACTCGCCTTCATGCCGGGCACCGAGCAGGTGCCGATGCGCGCCGGGTCGAACCGGTTTGTGTGGGACCTGCAGGTCGAGGAGCCCAAGCGACTGCCCAACACGGTTCTCGACTTTGGCTCGACAAGCGGCCCGCGCGTCCCACCGGGGACCTACACTGTGCGGCTCATCGCCGGCAAGGACTCGCTGACCCGCCGGTTCGCGGTCATCGCCGATCCGCGCGTCAAGAGCACCACGGCCGAGTTGACGGAGCAATACGCGGCCGCCCTGCGTGTGCGCGACCGGATCACCGAGATCACCGAGAACTCGCAGCGCACCGAGGACGTGCAGCAACAGATCGACAAGCGCGTCGCCCAGGCCAAGGACCAGGCGTTCGCGAAGCGCGTGGATTCGCTGGCGAAGGACGTGCGCGGCAAGTTCGAGAAGGTGCGCGAGGAGTTGTACGAGATCGGCTGCCATGTGGACCAGTGCACGCTCGACATGCCGATCAAGCTCTACAACATGTTCATCACCCTGAACATGCAGGTGCAGACGGGAGACTACACCCCGACAAAGCAGCACGGGGAGATCTACAACGACCTCAACGGCAAGTTGCAGGTGCAGCTGCAGCGGCTGCAGGCCCTGGAGGTGAATGAGCTGGCCGCCTTGAACAAGCTCTTGCAGGAGGTGGGGTTGCCTCCGGTGTACGTCGCGCCGCGGAAGACGATCTCTTAA